AGTCTCATGTGCGTGCATTCAGATATTTTGGCGTGGTACCCAATGGACTGGTGCCGGATAATCTTAAGAGCGCGGTCACTAAGTATCACCCCTTCGATCCACAACTCAACCCCTTATATGAAGAACTTGCCAGACACTACGGGATAGCAGTACTACCAGCCCGCATCAGGAAGCCAAAAGATAAGGCAAAGGCAGAAAGTGCAGTGCTTCATCTGCAAAGGTTTATCCTGGCTCGTTTGCGCAACCGGCAGTTTTTTTCTCTAAAGGAGATCAACGAAGCGATAGCCGAGCTTCTTGAGGAATACAATGATCGCCCGATGAAAGACTATGGCTATCAAACCCGCAGGGAGCGATTTGAGCAGCTTGACAGACCTTTTGCCAGGCAGTTGCCAGCAGACCCGTTCAGAATAACAGATGTGAAATATGATGTTCTGGTCGGAAAAAATTATCATATCCGTTACGACGGTCACTTTTATAGTGTACCTTTTGAGCTGGTGGGGAAAAGGGTGAAAGTCCGCCGCTGTGGTGCTATGGTTGAGATCTTTCACGATGGCCGGCTTTGGACCCGACACCTTTACAGCAGGTACAGTTTCCGGTACACAACCAAAAAAGAGCACATGCCAAAAGAACACCAGTTTGTTAAAGGTCTCTCAGCTGGTTGGATAATTGCACAGGCTGCCAAAGTAGGTAATGAGACGGTAAATGTTGTAGCACAAATAATGCACAAGAATGAACACGTTCAACAGGGATTTAATACTTCACTGGGGATTCTGAGCCTTGCAAAAGCTTACACTCCCGGGCGACTTGAATCAGCCTGTAAAAGATGTTTACATTTTAAAACTGTCACCTACCGTGCAATCAAGTCTGTACTGGAAAACAACCTTGATCAGCAGCCACTACCCAACTCTGCAACTGCAGGGAAAACCAGTGCTCAGGTCATTACACATGAGAACCTTCGCCGTAATTTCAACTAAACCAAACAAAGGAGAAAACACCATGAATATGGATACAGTATATCAACAGCTTAATGAGATGCGCCTTTCACGCATGGCCCAACAACTGCGGGACAAACTGTCAAACAGCGATTACAGGGAATTGTCCCATGAGGAGTTTATTGCATTTCTTGTGGAAGATGAGTACCTCTCCCGCAGGCAGCGGCGCCTTGCCAGAATGGTTTCAAGAGCAGGGTTTAAACCTGAGCAACCTGCAATAGAAGACATCATTTATTCTGGTACACGAGGCTTTTCCAAAAAGGATGCACTGCAGTTCAGCACCCCAAAATGGATAACAGAATCCCGCAACATCATCTTTACCGGACCAACCGGATGCGGTAAAAGCTTCATATCACAAGCTATTGCCTTACAGGCATGCCGTATGGGCTTTACATCAAAATACCTTCGTTATACACTTCTGTTTGAAGAGATCAATGCAGCACGCGGAACCGGACAATATCTAAAGTTTCTTAAGACAATGGCAACGACAAAGGTTTTGATACTGGATGACTTCCTTATGCAGGAAACTTCTGTGCAGGACCTTTCACCGCTTATGGATATCATTGAAGAAAAGCAGCAAACCGGATCAATTA
This portion of the Chitinispirillum alkaliphilum genome encodes:
- a CDS encoding integrase, whose protein sequence is MRMIRQILYYRLDKGIGAEKTARALSVSKGTVINTMKRFQQSGLPWPLPEEMSDSVLEARLYPVKPRVSAIHNELPGIDYLEKELARKHVTLQCLYDEYRATCEKPVSRASFYRYFCRNRPVSPSMPIEHKGGDLVYVDYSGDGLFYTDSKTCNRVDVDLFCCCWGLSSFTYADATETQRKQDFCQSHVRAFRYFGVVPNGLVPDNLKSAVTKYHPFDPQLNPLYEELARHYGIAVLPARIRKPKDKAKAESAVLHLQRFILARLRNRQFFSLKEINEAIAELLEEYNDRPMKDYGYQTRRERFEQLDRPFARQLPADPFRITDVKYDVLVGKNYHIRYDGHFYSVPFELVGKRVKVRRCGAMVEIFHDGRLWTRHLYSRYSFRYTTKKEHMPKEHQFVKGLSAGWIIAQAAKVGNETVNVVAQIMHKNEHVQQGFNTSLGILSLAKAYTPGRLESACKRCLHFKTVTYRAIKSVLENNLDQQPLPNSATAGKTSAQVITHENLRRNFN